The DNA sequence CCGCCGATCGTCGGCGGCCGGGCCACGACCGTCGGCCTGGCCCCGGCCGCCGTGAGGTCTCCGGTGTACTTCGCCTTGCCGGTGATGAGTTCGCGGGCGTCGATCCGGGTCGTCGGGCGCCCGATCACCCGGTGTTTCGACGCCGGCTTCGGATCGGTCGGCACGGTCGGCCGTGTGATCCGGGCGGCGCTCCTGGTCAGCGAGCCGAAGGTGGCCGAGCGCCCGTCCGGTGCGAAGACTCTCGTGCCGCGGGTGCGCAGGGTCCGCGCGGGGACGTGCCAGCGGCGGGCGGCAGCGGTCACCAGCTTGGCGCGGGCGGTGGCGGCCAGCTTCCGCGCCGGTCCGTACAGCGAACTGACCGAACTGGAGCCGCCGGTGAACTGGTTGCCCTCGTTGCGGGCATCCGCGAGCGGGATGTCCACGTCGGCGAGCCGGGCGTCCAGTTCCTCGGCGATCAGCATCGCGACCGCGGTGGTGACGCCCTGGCCGACCTCGACGCGAGGCAGCCGTACGACGACCCTGTTGGCCGGAGTGACCTCCAGGACCAGCATCTCCGCGTCGGTGCCGGTGACCAGGACGTCGGAGGACCGGCTGTCGCCGTCCACGGTTCGCTCGGCGCCCTCCGCACTCGCGGAGTCACAGCCGAGCGGTGCCGCGACGGTCAGAGTGGTCGCGGCGAGCGAATAGACCACGAACTGTCGACGGGACAACTGACGGGCCAACAGGCGCTCCTCTCAGCGAACCGGACTGGTTCGACCTGTATGAGGGGTCGGTGCACCGCGGGGTTGCGCCGGCCGGTCGTTCCTTCGGGCTACGGCTCGAGTTGTGAGAGGTCGGTGCTCCACTCCAGGTGCCGTATGAGCTCGTCGTCGCCCGCCCGGTCCGCACTCGCGCCCCGGGGACCGGGGCCCGACGGGGTGTGGGCACCGCGGGAGATGTTGCCGCTCACGGTGATGTTGTGTTCCACGCGAGGGCGGCGGAGGGTCTCGTAGAGGGACAGCGCGGCGTCGGTGTCCGGGGCGTCCCGCAGCGACTTGGCGAGGACTACGGCGTCCTCCAGCGCCATCGAGGCGCCCTGCCCGGTGGCGGGGGACGCCGCGTGGGCCGCGTCGCCGATGATCAGGGCCCGGCCCGAGCGCCAGGGTGTACCGGTGGGCAGTTCGGTGGCGTTGGTGACCATGAGGCGGTCGGGGGTGGCTGCCACCAGGTCGGCGGCGGGGGTCGAGTCCTTGCGCAGCAGCGGCAGGAGCAGGTCGCGCCATTGGGCGGGGGTGCCCTGCGCGATGGTGTCGGCGGCCAAGGGCTCGTCGGTGACGCGGGCGAACCAGTACGTCTCGCCGTCCGGCGACACCGCGTACCCGAAGGCGACGGAGCTGCCGCGCACCATCGTGATGGTCTCGGGCCGGGCCGGGCCGGATGCGGCGCCGGTGTAGCCGTAGCAGACGTACTGCCCGGCGTAGACCGGCCGGGCGTCGGGGGAGATGAGACGGCGGACGGTGGAGTTGAGGCCGTCGGCCCCGATGAGGAGATCGCCGGTCGCCGTGGTGCCGTCGGCGAAGTGGGCGGTGACGCCGCCCTGACCTTCGACGACCGACATCAGGCGCGCACCGTGCCGGATGTCGATGCCGCGGCGCGTGACCTCGGCCTGCAAGGCGGAGTTGAGGTCGCCGCGTCGCAGACAGCGGTACCGCAGGTGCGGGGTGGCGGCCTCGCCGAGCGGCACCTGGGCCAGCTCGGTGCCCGTGTCGTCCAGGACCCGCATCGAGGTCAGCGGGAAGCCGATCGCGGTCACAGCGGCCGAGGCGTCCAGCTGTTCCAGGGCCCGCATGCCGTTGCTCGCCAGCGTGAGGAACGCGCCGATGTCCTCGGCGGAATCGGGGTGCGCCTCGTGCACGACGACGTCGAATCCGGCCTTGTCCAGTGCCAGAGCCGCCGCCGCGCCCGCGATTCCGCCCCCGATGACCAGCACCTGTGCCACGTCGCTCCCCCACTCGTACACACACGACCCCCGTGAGTCGCCCAGGTACTTCATGGAACGCCCGGGCCCCGGCGTCGGTTCCCGACGAGATCGTCGACCTGGGGTTGCCCCCACCCCGTTCCGGGGGTCGTCCGGCGTGTCCTGGACCGGCGACACGTGATCGGCTTGTGCGGACGAACTACGGGGAAAGGCATGCAAGTTGAGGAATCGGAACAGTGACGTCACGAGACCGGGCCCGGCCACACGGCGCGGCTCCTCAGGCCGGCGCGGCTCCTTGAGCCGGGGTGGCTCCTTAGGCCGGCGCGGCTCCTCGGACCGGCGTAGCTCCCTGGACCGGACCGGCCCCTCGGACCGGCGCGGCTACATCGCTCGGCGCACATACTTGGCCTGGCTCGGATACCTCGCTTGGGTCACCGGGGTCGCCCAGTTCTTCGTACTGCACGTGGTCGTGGAGTCGGCGTGGCACACCCCGGCGTACAGCTGGGCCCGGAACAACATCAGCGACCTGGGCAACGTCCACTGTGCCCTGCAGTCGGACCCCGAACCGCGCTACATCTGCTCGCCCGAGCACGGACTGATGAACGGTTCGTTCATCGCGCTCGGCGCACTGCTCGTGGTCGGCGCCGCGCTCACCGGGCCGCTCTGGTGCAAGGGCGCAGCGGGAGTGTGGGCCAGGCTGCTGCTGGCGGGTGGAGGTGTCGGCTTCGTGCTGGCCGGGCTGGCTCCCTCCGACGTCGACGAGAACCAACACGCGCTGGGCGCCCTGCTGGTCATGGGGGCCGGCAATATCGGCCTGATGCCGGCCGGGGCCGGCCTGGCGGGCAGCGTGCCTCGGACGCTGAGGCGGCTGACCGGGCTGCTGGGAGTCATCGCGATCACTGCCCTCGGGCTCTTCCTCTCCGAGCAGTACCTGGGCCTCGGCATGGGCGGAATGGAACGAGTCGCGGCGTTCCCCATCCTGGTGTGGGCGCTGGTCATCGGCACTTTCGCCGTCTTCCGGTTGATTCCCGCCATCTCTCGCGAGGAATGCAACCATTGACGCTACCCGGGTGTCTCACCAGATATCAGACACTTAGCCTCCCCGGGGGACGCAATGGCACAAAAGCGAACTGCATGGGCGACAGCAGCGCTCATGGGCATCACCTTGGGAGTGGCGGCGGTCCCTGCCGGCGCTGCCCCCGCCCGCACCGCCCAGGCCACCACGGCCTGCCCCACCGGCTGGGGCAGCCAGGCCGAGACCCGCTCCGCCGCCACGACGGAGTCGGTGACGAACGTCCGGACCGGCCGGCACGCCTGCTTCGACCGTATGGTCGTCGACGTCCCCGGCGCGGGCAGCGGCGACCTGGGCTATTCCGTCCAGTACGTCAGCCGCGTCTACCAGGACGGTTCGGGCGACCCCATCGCCGTCGGCGGCGGAGCCGTCCTCGAGGTGCGAGTGACCGCACCCGCCTACGACCCCGACACCGGGAAGCCCACGTATCCCGTGCGAGCCGGTCAACGTCTCAAGGGCGTGGACCTCACGGGGTACCGCACCTTCAGGGACGGCCGGTTCGTCGGCAGCTTCGAAGGGGACACGCAGCTCGGGCTCGGCGTCCGGGCACGGCTGCCGTTCCGGGTGTCGGTGACCGACGGCCGGATCGTGGTCGACGTGGCGCACAACTGGACCGGCGCACGCTGAGGGCGGCGGTCGGGGGCCGGGGGCGGGGAGCGATCAGAGCACTCCGCCCCGCCCGGCCTCGCCCGGCACCGGCCCGGCCCTGTCCGGCACCGGCCGACTCCGACGCGGGCCCCTGCCTCCGATCAGGGCGACGCCGACGTGAGTCGCGCCGCCTCGCCTCCGAGCACAGCTTCCCGCCTCCCGATCGCAGCATCCCGCTCCCGATCACGGCGTCCCGCTCCCGATCACGACATCCCACCCCGGATCCCGGCATCCCGCCCCTGGTACTCCCGCAGCTTCCGGTAGAGGGTCGCCCGGGCGATGCCCAACGCCGCCGCGGCGCGTGCCTTGTTGCCGCCGTGGCGGCGCAGGGCCTCCAGGATCGCGGCGCGTTCGGCGAGCTCCATGGGGCTGAGGTTCCGTCCCGCGGGCCCTTCCCGCACGGGATCGGGCAGCTCGCTCCGCCGCACCGGTCCGCGGAGCCGCCGCTGACGCGCCAACGCCCGCACGAGGTGGGCGAGTTCGGTGACGTTGCCGGGCCAGGGATGCCGCTCCAGCGCCCGCAGCGCGTCCAGCGACCAGGTCAGCGGCGGGCTGCCGGGTGCGGGCGCGGGCACGAGGGCGGGCAGCAACTCCCTGATGTCCTCGGCGCGTTCCCGCAACGCCGGCAGGGTCACCGAGCGGGCCGCGAGGGTGTCGAGGAGGCGCTGGAGGCAGGGGCCGGGTGAGGTTCCGGGCGTGTAGGTGACCACCAGGCGGGCGTCGGGGCGCTCGTCCAGGAGCGAGTTGAGGGCGGCGACGTCGGACTGGGCGAGCCGTTCGGCGTGCCGCAGCAGCAGCGGCCGGTCACCGGCCCTCCCCCAGCCTTCGGCGGGGGCGCCCCCCGTCTCGCCACGCATGTCATCGTTGAGGCCGAGTTCGGGTGATTCGGCGGCGTCCACGACCAAGGGGGCCGTGCCGTCGAGCAGTTCGAGGGCCAGCATGGTCTTGCCGGTTCCCCGTTCGCCCACGACGAGCAAGGGCCCCGCAGTCCGGGCCAGGGCCGTCGCCCGCGCGACAGCGTGCCGCCACGGCACCGAGTTCCCGATCAACTCGCTGCCCGGACGCGGCAGAGACTCCGGCACCGGCTCCACGGAACGCGGCGCGAGCACGGCGACCAGGCCGACGGCGCACCCCTCATGCCGTACCGGAGTGATCTCGACACTGCACCCCGCGTCCTCGGGAAGCGAGACCTCGTACGACTCGCCGGTCCCCCTCCCCCACGCCCGCGCACCCCGCTCAAGCGCCTCCAGCACCTGCGGCGAGGCCAGGCATGCCGCGGCCTCGCTGATCAGGCGGCTCCGGCCGTCCAGCGCGACGACCGCTCGTTCGCGCCCCCGCGCGGCCCGCTCGTATGCGTCGAGCAGCGCCCGTTCCGCGGTACGCGCGCGTGCCCGCAGTTCGGCCTCCACCGCCGCGGCGGCCGCCTCGGCGAGGGCGGCGCCGGGGTGCGGTCGGCAGCCCGCGCACAGACCGGAGGCGACGGTCACCGTGCCGAGCACCTGTTCCGCATCCGGGGACAGCAGCGGCACGCTGACCGCGGAGACGTCCTGCCACACGTCGAGGAAGTGCTCGGGTCCGTGCACCTCGGCCCGGCGGCGGGTGCGCAGGGCGAGCGCGGCGCTGTTGTGGCCGACCTCGCGCTCGGACAGGTCGCTGCAGGTGTCGTCGCCGGGGGCGCTGCCGGTCGACCACAGCACCCTCAGCCGTTCGTCCGTGAGCACGAGCGCCGAGCGTCCGGCGTCCAGGGCCGGGGCGATCCGGGCGAGCACGGGATGCGCCGCCTCCAGCAGGGGCGAGTCGACGGGGTGGCCCGACTCCCGTACGGGGCCGTCGAGATCGGGCCGTACGCCGAAGAACCGGGCGCGCCGCCAAGCGGCGACGACGTCGTCCGGCACGCCGGCCGGGAGCGAGCGGCCCGTCAGGAACCGTTCCCGGGCATGGCGGAGAGGGGCGAGGGCAGGAGGATGTTCCGCGGTGGTCATGGCGCCCCTCACCGTATCCGGGGCGACGCGCACGCGGCGACGGCGGGCTGTGCGGCGGAGGCTGTCTCGTATTGAGACAGCCATGACCGACCGCAGCGCTCCATGATCTTGAAAGGCATGGGTCCGTTCCCGATTTCTCGGCTCCTGCCCGGATCCGAGCTCGTGCCCCGGCTCATCCGCTTGCTCACCCCTGACTCGCCTCCTGGAGCTTTCTGTCGTGCACACCGTTGTCGAGACCGACGTACTGATCGTGGGCAGCGGCCCGGCGGGCGCGTCGGCCGCGCTCGCGCTGAGCACCTACGGCGTGCGCAACATGGTCGTCACCCGGTACGCGAGCCTCGCCGACACGCCTCGCGCGCACATCACCAACCAGCGGACCATGGAGGTGCTGCGCGACCTGGGCGTGGAGCAGGAGGTCGTCGCCAAGGCGACGCCCCAGCACCTGATGGGCAACACGACGTTCTGCACGAGCCTCGCGGGCGACGAGCTCGGCAGGGTGCGCTCCTGGGGCAACGATCCGCTCGTGCAGGCGGCGCACGAGCTGGCCAGCCCGACGCGGATGTGCGACATGCCGCAGCACCTATTGGAGCCGGTGCTGGTGAACGCGGCGATCGCGCGCGGCACGGACCTCCGGTTCAGCACGGTCTACAAGTCCTTCGTCCAGGACGAGGGCGGCGTCACGGTCACCGTCGAGGACCGGCTGCGCGGCGACGAGTACGCGATTCGCGCCAAGTACCTGATCGGCGCCGACGGAGGCCGTTCCAAGGTCGCCGAGGACGCCGGGCTGCCGATGGGCGGACAGATGGGCGTCGCGGGCAGCATCAACATCGTCTTCGACGCGGACCTGAGCAAGTACACCGCGCACCGCCCCTCCACCCTGTACTGGGTCCTCGCGCCCGGCGCCACGGTCGGCGGCATCGGCGCGGGCCTGGTGCGCTGCGTACGGCCCTGGAACGAGTGGCTGATCGTGTGGGGGTACGACGTGAGCGCCGGCGCCCCGGACCTCACCGAGGAGTACGCCCTGTCCGTCGTACGCCAGTTGGTCGGCGACGACGAGATTCCGGTGACCATCAAGTCGTCGTCGGCATGGACGGTCAACGAGATGTACGCGCAGACATACGTCAACGACCGGGTGTTCTGCGCCGGCGACGCCGTGCACCGCCACCCGCCGTCCAACGGGCTCGGCTCCAACACCTCCATCCAGGATTCCCACAACCTGGCCTGGAAGCTGAAGCTCGTCCTCGACGGCGTCGCCTCGCCGCGACTCCTCGACACCTACGACGCCGAGCGCGCTCCGGTCGGCAGGCAGATCGTCACCCGCGCCAACAAGTCCATCGCCGAGACCGCCCCGATCTTCGAGGCGCTCGACGGGCTGTCGCCGCAGACGCCCGAGCAGTTGTGGGCCAACATCGCCGCCCGCAAGGACACCACCGAGGCGGCGGCCGAGCAGCGGGCCGCGCTGCGCGAGGCGATCGCTTTCAAGGCCTACGAGTTCAACGCGCACGGCGTCGACCTCAACCAGCGCTACGCCTCCGACGCTGTCGTCCCCGACGGCACGCCCGACCCCGGCTTCACCCGCGATCCCGAACTGCACCACCAGCCCACCTCCCGCCCCGGCGCCAAACTCCCGCACGCCTGGATCACCTCCGGGACCCGGACCCTGTCCACTCTCGACACGGTCGGCAAGGGCCGCTTCACCCTGCTCACCGGCATCGGCGGCGAGAGGTGGCTGCGGGCGGCCGAGGCGCAGCCCCTCGACATCGCCACGGTCGTCATCGGACCGGGCCGGGAGTTCGAGGACCCCTACGGCGACTGGGCCGGCCTGAGCGAGATCTCCGACGCGGGCGCGCTCCTCGTACGCCCCGACGGGTATGTGGCGTTCCGGCACGCCGACGCGGCCGTGGACGCCGAGCGGTTGGTCACCGACGCGGTGCGGCGGATTCTCGGGCACGGTTGAGATGGACGCCCAGGAAGCCGAAGAAGACTGGAAGCCGAAGAAGGACATGAAGCCGCGGGACGGGCAGCCGCACGACAAGATGCCCGGGAAGGAGCCGACATGACCGGTGACGCGCCGGACACGGTCACCGACGAGGTCGTCGCGAGTCTGCGGGGCACGGGCGACCCCCGTCTGCGGGAACTGCTGACCGGCCTGATCCGGCATCTGCACGCCTTCGCCCGGGAGTCGCGGCTGACGCAGGAGGAGTGGGAGCGGGCGGTCGGGTTCCTGACGGCGACCGGGCAGGCATGCACGCGGACCCGGCAGGAGTTCATCATGCTGTCGGATGTGCTCGGCCTGTCGATGCTCCTCGAGACGATCAACGAGCGGCACGGTCCCGGCGCCACCGAGTCGACGGTCCTCGGTCCGTTCCACATGACCGAGTCGCCGGTGCGTGCGCTCGGCGCGAACATCGACCTGGCCGGCGGTGGCGAGCCGTGCGTGGTCAGCGGGCGCGTGCTGTCCCGGGACGGCGGCCCGCTGCCCGGCGCGGTCGTCGACGTGTGGCAGGCCGACGGCAACGGCTTCTACGACGTGCAGCAGCCGGACGTTCAGCCTCCGGGCAACGGCCGCGGCCTGTTCACCGCGGACGGCGAGGGACGGTTCTGGTTCCGTACGTGCGTACCGAGCGCGTACCCGATCCCGACGGACGGACCGGTCGGCGCGCTGCTGCGGGCCACCGGACGGCACCCCTACCGGCCCGCGCACATCCACTTCATCGTCTCGGCCGACGGACACACCCCGGTGACGACGCACATCTTCGTGGCGGGCAGCGACTACCTGGACTCGGACGCGGTGTTCGCCGTCAAGCCGGGCCTCGTCACCGACTTCGCCCCGGTCGACGACCCGTCCGCGGCACGGGAGTTCGGCGTGCCGAACCCGTTCCGGCACGCCCGCTTCGACCTCGTACTGGAGCGGTCGTGAACGACGCCCTCGACTTCTCCTACGACGCCCTGCCCGTCCGGGTGGTCTTCCGGCCCGGCGCCGCGGTGTCCGCGACGCCGGGCGAGGTCGAGCGGCTGGGGCTGCGGCGGGTGCTGGTGGTGTGCGGGGCGCGGGGCGCGGACACCGCGCGGGCGGTCGCCGACGCGCTCGGCCCGGCCTGCGTCGGCGTGCACGACCGGGCGCGGATGCACGTGCCCGTCGAGGTCGC is a window from the Streptomyces sp. NBC_00299 genome containing:
- a CDS encoding intradiol ring-cleavage dioxygenase: MTGDAPDTVTDEVVASLRGTGDPRLRELLTGLIRHLHAFARESRLTQEEWERAVGFLTATGQACTRTRQEFIMLSDVLGLSMLLETINERHGPGATESTVLGPFHMTESPVRALGANIDLAGGGEPCVVSGRVLSRDGGPLPGAVVDVWQADGNGFYDVQQPDVQPPGNGRGLFTADGEGRFWFRTCVPSAYPIPTDGPVGALLRATGRHPYRPAHIHFIVSADGHTPVTTHIFVAGSDYLDSDAVFAVKPGLVTDFAPVDDPSAAREFGVPNPFRHARFDLVLERS
- a CDS encoding FAD-dependent oxidoreductase, which encodes MHTVVETDVLIVGSGPAGASAALALSTYGVRNMVVTRYASLADTPRAHITNQRTMEVLRDLGVEQEVVAKATPQHLMGNTTFCTSLAGDELGRVRSWGNDPLVQAAHELASPTRMCDMPQHLLEPVLVNAAIARGTDLRFSTVYKSFVQDEGGVTVTVEDRLRGDEYAIRAKYLIGADGGRSKVAEDAGLPMGGQMGVAGSINIVFDADLSKYTAHRPSTLYWVLAPGATVGGIGAGLVRCVRPWNEWLIVWGYDVSAGAPDLTEEYALSVVRQLVGDDEIPVTIKSSSAWTVNEMYAQTYVNDRVFCAGDAVHRHPPSNGLGSNTSIQDSHNLAWKLKLVLDGVASPRLLDTYDAERAPVGRQIVTRANKSIAETAPIFEALDGLSPQTPEQLWANIAARKDTTEAAAEQRAALREAIAFKAYEFNAHGVDLNQRYASDAVVPDGTPDPGFTRDPELHHQPTSRPGAKLPHAWITSGTRTLSTLDTVGKGRFTLLTGIGGERWLRAAEAQPLDIATVVIGPGREFEDPYGDWAGLSEISDAGALLVRPDGYVAFRHADAAVDAERLVTDAVRRILGHG
- a CDS encoding AMIN-like domain-containing (lipo)protein, producing MAQKRTAWATAALMGITLGVAAVPAGAAPARTAQATTACPTGWGSQAETRSAATTESVTNVRTGRHACFDRMVVDVPGAGSGDLGYSVQYVSRVYQDGSGDPIAVGGGAVLEVRVTAPAYDPDTGKPTYPVRAGQRLKGVDLTGYRTFRDGRFVGSFEGDTQLGLGVRARLPFRVSVTDGRIVVDVAHNWTGAR
- a CDS encoding FAD-dependent oxidoreductase → MAQVLVIGGGIAGAAAALALDKAGFDVVVHEAHPDSAEDIGAFLTLASNGMRALEQLDASAAVTAIGFPLTSMRVLDDTGTELAQVPLGEAATPHLRYRCLRRGDLNSALQAEVTRRGIDIRHGARLMSVVEGQGGVTAHFADGTTATGDLLIGADGLNSTVRRLISPDARPVYAGQYVCYGYTGAASGPARPETITMVRGSSVAFGYAVSPDGETYWFARVTDEPLAADTIAQGTPAQWRDLLLPLLRKDSTPAADLVAATPDRLMVTNATELPTGTPWRSGRALIIGDAAHAASPATGQGASMALEDAVVLAKSLRDAPDTDAALSLYETLRRPRVEHNITVSGNISRGAHTPSGPGPRGASADRAGDDELIRHLEWSTDLSQLEP
- a CDS encoding DUF998 domain-containing protein, producing MAWLGYLAWVTGVAQFFVLHVVVESAWHTPAYSWARNNISDLGNVHCALQSDPEPRYICSPEHGLMNGSFIALGALLVVGAALTGPLWCKGAAGVWARLLLAGGGVGFVLAGLAPSDVDENQHALGALLVMGAGNIGLMPAGAGLAGSVPRTLRRLTGLLGVIAITALGLFLSEQYLGLGMGGMERVAAFPILVWALVIGTFAVFRLIPAISREECNH
- a CDS encoding helix-turn-helix domain-containing protein — protein: MTTAEHPPALAPLRHARERFLTGRSLPAGVPDDVVAAWRRARFFGVRPDLDGPVRESGHPVDSPLLEAAHPVLARIAPALDAGRSALVLTDERLRVLWSTGSAPGDDTCSDLSEREVGHNSAALALRTRRRAEVHGPEHFLDVWQDVSAVSVPLLSPDAEQVLGTVTVASGLCAGCRPHPGAALAEAAAAAVEAELRARARTAERALLDAYERAARGRERAVVALDGRSRLISEAAACLASPQVLEALERGARAWGRGTGESYEVSLPEDAGCSVEITPVRHEGCAVGLVAVLAPRSVEPVPESLPRPGSELIGNSVPWRHAVARATALARTAGPLLVVGERGTGKTMLALELLDGTAPLVVDAAESPELGLNDDMRGETGGAPAEGWGRAGDRPLLLRHAERLAQSDVAALNSLLDERPDARLVVTYTPGTSPGPCLQRLLDTLAARSVTLPALRERAEDIRELLPALVPAPAPGSPPLTWSLDALRALERHPWPGNVTELAHLVRALARQRRLRGPVRRSELPDPVREGPAGRNLSPMELAERAAILEALRRHGGNKARAAAALGIARATLYRKLREYQGRDAGIRGGMS